CTGCCATTATAACTCTCTATCGAGTTATAGAACTATAAGTAGGTAGGTGTATGGTCCTGGATGTAAACCTGAGGGGGCACaacctgaggttaattaatatttatggtTCCCAGAATAGGTGGGACAGAAAGTGCCTTTtcagggagataaagccatatctcTTTACAGCCCGGATGATAGTCTTTGGAAGTGATTTTAACACTGTCACTAGGCACAAAGACAGGGGAGGCTGAAAGACTCTTCTGGGCTATGATTCCAATTTCCTAGTTATTATGGTTAGACAGGTGGATTTGGTGGATGTGCACGTTCGTCACTTCCCAGACGTAACAGTTTCACTtttttagaggtagttgtaggtctaggatataTAGGGTTTTTGTCAAGGAGAGCTCGATGACTTTATCGCCAGTGCTAAGGCCTGGTGAGTTCTCCGATCATATTTGCCTGTGTGAATCCTTGAACGCCTCAGAACACCTTCAGAAGGGTAGGGGCCTTTGGCGCATGAACCCCAGGCTGCCTGAAGTAGAGGTGATCAGACAATCTTTTAGTGAATCTCAAGAGTCACTTCTGGAGGCTGGATGGCGTAGGTCTGAGTGGTGGGAGGTATGTAAGAAGAGGACTAGGAGCTTCTTCTGCAACCTTGTAGGCAGAAAGAACCTGCTAAATGAGAATGCCTACCTGCCATTGAGAAAGAAAGTTGGATTCTTGATCTCTGAGCAGGGAGACGGTAGGGAGATCTCCCAGGTGAAAGCTCAGATGAAGAACATACAGTACGACCAGTTTGCTTCCATAGTCCTGGAGAGGGATTACGGGAAGTACCACTCTCCTGATCGTTACCAGAGCTGTAGGAAGTCAGTCGCTGCTAAgtaggtgaggggcttgcgcgatgctgggGGTGATCTTAATaaggataaggagggcatccttggtgtcgtGCGATCCTTTTACTCCACTCTTTTGTCTGAGAATCCACTTATTAGAGAGAAGATAGACCAAATTCTGAGGAAGACACTTGAACTTGAAGACTCTAGCGGTTCACTTGATGCCCTGGGTGATAAGATAACGGCAGACGAGGTCAGAGTGGCCATAGGCAACTTGTCTCTGAAGAAAGTACCAGGACCAGATGGCTTGATCTTTAAGACCTTTAAGGACCTTCTGATGCCCTGCCATGTGGAAgtgtttaatgagagcctggataGAGGAAGTCTTCCTCCTTCCATGAGGATGTCTGCCCTTATTTTGTTATCCAAAGGGAAGGACCCGTCGCATATTGAGAATTGGCTCCCCTCGCCCTTCTCAATGCAGACAGAAAGATTCCGGCAAAGGTACTGTTCAACAGGCTGATGTCAATTTCCGGCCAGATTCTTTCTCCCTCTCAGTACTGTACCGTGAAGAGCCGTAGCACATTTAGTGCTGTCCTTGGGGTCCTGGAGGCGATTGAGTGCTGccgtgctgagaagtggggaaaatACTTGCTAGCGCTGGATCTGTCAAAGGCTTTAGACCGGGTAAATCTTGAGTAACTGTGGGCTTTCCTTCTGAGGTATGGGCTCCCAGTGCTGGTGGTTAATTGGCTTCAGATGATCTAcaggcaggccgagagcttctctcttgtgaatggttgggtgcgTCCATCCTTCACGGTCAATTCGGTTGTAAGACaaggttgccccctgagcccccttctgtatgtgtttgccattgaCCCCTTCATCTGGAGGCTAGATGGAGGCACTGCAGAGGGGGTGCGACTGGGCCGAGTCATCTGTTGAGGGTCGTGGCCTATGCCAATGACGTCACTATTGTCTTGTCGAGTCCGGCGGAGGCATTGGAGGTGGCAACTCTAAACCGCGAGTACTCCAAGGCCAAAGGCTCAGAGGTAAACCAGGGCAAGAGCAAGGATTTCTGGATGGGGAGGAAGGCCAGCAATTTGACCTTCTGTATACCCTCTTGCGGGCTAGCCGAAAGATCAAAATCTTAGCCTTTGCACTTTTTCTGGTTCAATATTAGAAGATAATCTATTCTTTAATTCATTCTTCCTTACATTATTAAGATCTATATTCTCCTTATGTATATGGAAGGCTTTTACATATGTTGGCAACCaccttttagtatttttttttctccttacaGGTGTGTTATTACTGTTGTTCATTCTAAAGTTTCTCAATTTACTGCCTTTCTTTCCAAAGTTTTTTTCATTCACTGCTTCTGAAACTGCATTTGTGAGTAGGGACCAATGAAAAAGAACTGGGATGGCCTTTGAGGCGGCCCCTTATTCACATAAATACTGCCTTATTTGAAGTGAGTCTATCACTGTCCTCTATCCTGAGGAAGCTCCAGCTTGAGGGGTGAAACGCGTCGATTAAAGGCACTCTACACTTGCACAGTACTGTTTTTTGCATACTTAGGAAGAGAactttacatttacattacttaCAATGGGGCGCGAGTCTCTGTGTGCGTTCCAGCCAAACAGAccggaagttcagcatttggaacgcaagctTGTGTTCAATACTGCAGGAAACTACAAAGGAACCATCGAACGAGCCGGATGCGGCGGTGCACCGCGTTCACTGGAGGAAGAGTTCACCATATGGAGCCCCTGCATGGTTGCAAAGATTCTGGATTATCGATATTTTCACGAGAGATCTTTTCaactttttcttttgtaaatactctttatttatttttgacttTTACAAATTCCTTTACTTTTTGTGCATGCACATATTTTGTCATATTTTGGCATCTATATACCAGAGTTCGATGGGAGGCTTTTTTGGACATTTACTTTAAGACCACATATTGAAAATAACCTTTTGGACTTTGACCTTTTAGTATTTTCATGTATACCCATgtattatctttttttctttttatgtagaAGATTACTTTTTAGATTACATCatacattattgtttttatattgattGTTCTATTTATATTATCTATGCCAATTAGGCAAACCTATAATAAATCATTTGTTAGAAACATTGGATATTTCAGATCTTTATTAGGGTCCTCTTTTTGCACCTTTTTTCTTCTTACATGTCACACTTTTGTGCTGTGGATCCtctttagtttgtttgttttgctgtaactacttttcctttcagctaccactgtgtgccattGTTACCTGCATGTGctgtatactgttgtgtgctttacaAAACTTAGCTTTCACTGAGACAGcaattgatgatgcagatgactcagcacagcattttgacatctggtctagtctactgtaaaagaattgtccaaaattagacctctgccgtaactccacctgatcctactatcaacatccaaagtatggggaagaatttttttattttttttaatggtataaaagcaacagttttattaacaacaaACAATGTTTCTTGCAGATGTAATGTAAGCATAGAAGTCTAAATAGACGTGaatatgtatcatcatcaacatcaccatttatttataaagcgccactgattccgcagcgctgtacagagaaatcattcacatcagtccctgttccattgggcttacagtctaaattccctaacatacacacacaggcagagagagagactagggtcaattttgatagcagccaattaacctaccagtatgtttttggagagtgggaggaaaccggagcacccggaggaaacccacggggagaacatacaaactccacacagatatgtattacttaaaccttccactttgctggtGTTTCTTCAGTATtgtacaaagtgtttgtaatctacactttacgtcaaaggtatctagctatatttaaattttttgggtaTTGGGGCCGATTTGAAGCTCagtgctttttgctgtgaatgtcaatggctctttttagtgcattgtttggAACAAGATTTGATATACTCAtttcagagtgatcacagccaatttttggacacctggcagatttacccttctgaagtttgttttcaatcatcctttcaattgcttctctctggtACGTGTGACCGCATACTTTATTTTCCACTGGGTTCACcgtctccaactgtgttataggagtgctctgggtgatggcgatctcctcatcttcatcttccaaagcttcgtcTGCAGGAGCcgatgacacacccatttgttttctcaggtctcttagctgttctttaaactggacatatttatcatcctccctcagggcctcctctgtattattcttctgaagcgcagtgtatctctcgtgtacaagctctcttaaatccgggatcttatccggtgggtcacgttttaacttaagtacggtctcctcaactgcatctatatattggtttatatctctgttcaatgcagtgtattccaacatgatggaTTCTATGcagcccacatgttccgtgtcacagtctgtctgaagcagatgtaatgccactccagttgttatatccattcctgtgtctatataagtttggcagttcttcagggatgaacgatgcagcacgagcagacatggttcaataatgtagagttcattaacagcaccgttgggcttaaggcagctaaccTATTTTTAGCTTGTtatgtgggggcccaaataaactaagcacttcagccacaaaagtggcactctttgtcgctggagtgcttggtttgttaaacggTACCTGTCCTTTTCAAtgtcttacataagggtgggtgggaggcccaagggcaattccatcttacaccacttttttttttctgccactgctgtgtagcaatgtttcctagatgtgctatgaactgtagtgtttttatgttgttgctctgtcgctttgcATCCAGCAAGctctctgcagtctttgtccaaaagtggctgaaaataatattgtaaggtggtcaaaatttacttgaaatgactgaaaattagtgttattgaggttaataataatgtaggaacaaaaaaaagagcaaaattatgtgattttagcttattttagcaatgtttctaaatatgcagatctaaaaccaaaacacgaacttcatccagatccaaaaccaaaacacgggggtcaatgaacatctctagtagCAAGCCAGCTATCTCACTAGATCTCACAAGGGGAGCCTGTAAGCAGAAAGGATACTAATTCTAATTTCCCTCTCTTGGACCCGTCCCTACTTCCCACACCTTCACCTTTTCCATGAATTCTAGTTTCCCTATTAACACTGGGTTTGAGTGTGTTGAAAACCCTTTGATATTCCTTTTTGTTTTCCATGACAAACAGCACAGAAGATCACTATCACTAGAATGGTAATGATGTCTAAGAGAAATTATTGAAATCTGAGGTCATGTGTTCAATGTCTACTTTTTGGCTGGTTGGTTGAGATGCAGTTTCTAAACAAAACTGTCTtccttaaaaaatattaaaaagatgtCCCCTCCTAAAAATACTAAAGAAGTGTCCAAGTTCAGTTCTCAAGGGGTACCAACAGGTCAtctttttaggatttctgtctgtagaaacaagtgggataattactgacccagccaaatagattaaagatatcctgaaaacatgaactgttggtagcccttgaagactgaacttggacacctcgggcctgagtcattaaggaaagtaaggcaaaaaaaaggaataaatgttctccgggacaattcatgttacaatgtaaggggtgcaaatgagtttattattttgcacataagttaattactggttgtttttttatctagcacagaaatacttgatagcttcatttgtacactgaaatttaaaattgatttaggacatgccctattccaactataaatctgtccccacattatacaTTTacttcccccttcaatgcaagatgggtttgctcaggtgcaaagttactccttttgtattctttgctctccttaatgactcagtccctttGGTCTGCAGTGTTAAAGTGGGTGCACAATCAGTAAAGGCTTACCGTGTAAATTGGCATCACACTGACCAGTTTTATGAACAGTTAGTTTTGGGCTTACGACCATAAAATGATGACCAGCAGCTAATAAAATAAAGTCACAGTAGTTCAGCATAATGTACAGCCCCACAATTTTCCAAACTAGACCCTTTGAGCAGCTCATGAGGGGTCAGGATAAAACCCCAGAGCTCCCAGTGTCTCTTACTAATACCAGGGATCAAGCTGGGCCATTTGGGTACCATAGCAGATACTAGCAGCTTGTTTTCTTATTCAATGATATAAAGGCTATTGTGTTATCCATATTATAAACCAGGGCAGCCACCAAGGGGTACAGCCAGAAGCTACATAGGGTACTGGGTGATAGGCTGTAGGAGGGAGGCCATCATTACCAATAATTATTGTGCCTGCCTCCCAGTTTACACTTTGCTTATTAGTAGGAGATGAGCCACTCAGTGCTTTCATTTATATTTACTTGACAGCTCCACTGTCAAACATTAGGAGGAACTTAACACTGGGAGTTGTCAGCTAAATGTTACTGTCAGCTCCTCTCCCCCTAGTAACAAGTAAGCAGCAGTGCAGGGAGCCAGATAGACAgcatattttagtatatcattccAGAAGGTGAGTAAATTTTCTGGATAGTACTGCTGCACACTAGCCTCACATTAGAGGTTTTACTATATTCCAGCCTGTGAAATGGGAAGGCAGGCAATACTCTAGCCATCAGGTTGGAAGTCCTATGTCACACTAGATCCAAAGGGAGGATTCTCACTAAATACTAGACACTAAATGGGAATATATAGTTTATAACAGACACCAAATGGGAAGTCCTGCTATACCCTAGCCACCAAATTGACAGTCCAACCATACACTAACCAGCATATTAGTAATCTTGCAGTGCATTAGCAGCCAGCTGGAAAGCCCTGctttacactagccaccagactaaAAGGCGGTTATACACCAGAATGGGCTTTGCTTTATATACTAGCCAGCAGAATTGACTGTATTTTGTATTGTTCCCTTCAGAATGgtctctgctttgtatactagctaACATTAGCACAAGTTTTTTATGTGCCACCAGAATGTGCTGTGCTTTGTATGTAAGCCACCAGAGATGACACTATACCCtatagcagggttgtccaacccgcggcccgctggccgcatgcggcccagcgcgACTGTAAATGTGtcccagcggttgtggcaagggggcagcgctgttaatgaaaaaaatatcctgcaaaaaaaaaaaaaaaaatacttatcttgcggtcacgtcagctggcgctccggctcgctccctggtctcctcctccgtgtggtgctcgcagtgaatgtcgggggtgatgtcatcacacccgacatccattgagtagcgcagcacagaggagtcactcgcgcaaactatcagcagcagtgaaagattatccagtatcttattgttgttactctgaattttgactttctgcaccatgcaattatgaactagctgtgttctctgtatgtatctaatataaatattaagagatgattgtatttttaatattttaaaccattttaaatgtgcagtgctgagtagggtgaaattatcacccactgttaccctcatcggaggctgctacatgagccatttttcccgccaccgtatctttaaatctctgtagatttctattagtcctcctgatgctacctatatcggtgaccatttcaaaattatcaataaaaaaaaatgattcatgggtgcagaaagagagaaaaaaaaagtttttggcatttaattccccgaaccccactaaggggcagatgcaggtaagttaaattgcagctggtaatgggactactgctttaatcatgattctgcaacaggtttcatAACTCTTACTAACTCCATTTCCAAGTAAgattaatatgttaactatgttttctatgtttttttgggatgatcagctatcgttagtgtgagtgtattttatgtgcggcccaaaccaactcatcgtcctccaatgtggcccagggaagctaaaaggttagACACCCCTGCTCTATAGTGTAGTCACTGGAATGAAAGGTGTGGCAGGAAAGGGTCCTGTTCATTAGGTTGGTAAGGGGGCATGAAGGGTTCAGGAGGCAAAGATTTCTGATTAGACGGTGTAAGCAGCACTAAAATTGAACAAACTATCCTTAAAAGCTGGCTAGTCAATAttgccaataaataaaaaataaaaagcaaacaaaaataatCTGACACTATTTTAATTGACAGGCCAGGTAAACTAAAAAATCAACCAAATTTTTCAATAATACAATGTAAAGATAGATTTCTTTGACACTCAGAAGAGAAAAATCCTGAAGTGAGAAGAAACCTTTGAGATACCATGGCCTTGGGCAGTCCCTCCTACTGGAACTTGGTGAGGGGAAAGATGACGAACACATGGATTAACAATTAAAAGGAAGACTTAAACAGAAATTGATGTGAATCTCCATTATGATTTATCATTTAAACGTTGTGAATATACATTTAGCTTAGTACATTTTAGAATAGTTGTCCAGAAAATGTTTCAGTCATGGGCCCTCAGGAACTGTGCTCAAAGCGATCTCTCATAAATTTAACCCCTGTCtgccattttataaaaaaaaagaagatgctAGAGAAGTAATGTTAAATTGGTAAACAGAAATAGTACATTTGATTATGTCCAATTGAGAAAACTTATAGGAAaaatatttgaaacattttttatGTGATTCTATATTCAGaatgtattatgtatttattttttattttttttaaatccacatAAATTGGGCATACACACGTCCGTATTTAGCAAGGACTGAATGTAAacatatgtctgttgatgaatacaggtctaggtgtgCTCTTCTCTAACAGACAATGTACTGCAGGATATgtcaaatacatatgtggaatataaagtcccaaactCACAGAaaccacccccccaaaaaaaaaaaatgtcacctgtTACTAATAAAGTAATTAAGgacaaaacattaaacaataaaaaaaatattttttttatcatatttccctcgtagaatacatttat
The Mixophyes fleayi isolate aMixFle1 chromosome 1, aMixFle1.hap1, whole genome shotgun sequence DNA segment above includes these coding regions:
- the LOC142105547 gene encoding E3 SUMO-protein ligase NSE2-like; this encodes MEKVKVSCLKPNGAVNELYIIEPCLLVLHRSSLKNCQTYIDTGMDITTGVALHLLQTDCDTEHVGCIESIMLEYTALNRDINQYIDAVEETVLKLKRDPPDKIPDLRELVHERYTALQKNNTEEALREDDKYVQFKEQLRDLRKQMGVSSAPADEALEDEDEEIAITQSTPITQLETVNPVENKVCGHTYQREAIERMIENKLQKGKSARCPKIGCDHSEMSISNLVPNNALKRAIDIHSKKH